The genomic region CACTCACCTGCTGGAAATCTGGGTGGCCGGTTGGGCAGGTTGTCGCGGATATGAGACGCGCAGGGAGGGACGGTTCCCGGCGGCTTTTCGCGCGGACACCACCCACCAATGGGAATATTTCGCCTACGATCCCACCGATTCGGAATTCGCGGATCTGGCGGCAAAGACGGCTGAGGTTCCGGCAAGAGTCCTCACAGTTCTCACCAATGACGTGGCCAAGTACTCATTCCTGGGCCAGGAGAACGGCCTCCATGTCACCTCCGCTTCCCAGACCATGATGATCGTGGACATGGAGACCCAGGACTCGGAGGACCCCTGGCTTTCCGACGACGACCTCAAGCTGGAGACCTCCCGGACGGACGGCGTCCACCATGCCGTTGTCCGCGCGGGAGACGAGATCGCAGCGAGCGGGCGCGTATTTGTGGTGGGACACACCGCCATCTTCGACAAGATCATGACCTCGCCGGCCTACCAGCGGCGGGGACTGGGCAGCTTCATCATGAAGGCCCTGGCGGCCCAGGCCTTTGAACACGACGTCGACTCCGGGCTGCTGCTCGCCTCGCTGGACGGCCAAAAACTCTATTCACACCTCGGCTGGCGCACGGTCTGCCACGTGCTCATGCTCTCGACGTCCGATGAAGGCGCAGATCTGTCGGTGGGCTGAGGCTCAGAGGGCCCGCCGGCCGGGAATACCTGCCGGGACCATCTGCCGGGGAGCCGTCTGGGGGTGCTGTCCCGGGAAGCCGTCCGGGGATGCTGTCCCGGGAAGCCGTCCGGCCCCGTGCTGATCCAGCAGGTGATGATCCCGGCACCGTGATGACCCAGGCATCGTGATGATCCAGCG from Arthrobacter sp. NicSoilB8 harbors:
- a CDS encoding GNAT family N-acetyltransferase, which codes for MSLDAMVEDTTHLLEIWVAGWAGCRGYETRREGRFPAAFRADTTHQWEYFAYDPTDSEFADLAAKTAEVPARVLTVLTNDVAKYSFLGQENGLHVTSASQTMMIVDMETQDSEDPWLSDDDLKLETSRTDGVHHAVVRAGDEIAASGRVFVVGHTAIFDKIMTSPAYQRRGLGSFIMKALAAQAFEHDVDSGLLLASLDGQKLYSHLGWRTVCHVLMLSTSDEGADLSVG